Proteins co-encoded in one Octopus bimaculoides isolate UCB-OBI-ISO-001 chromosome 7, ASM119413v2, whole genome shotgun sequence genomic window:
- the LOC106878869 gene encoding tripartite motif-containing protein 59: MVCFSITMLAAMNEDNAVLSGRNLIIDESSFEENFLRCMICREKFSKQEHLPKFLQCNHTFCLLCLKNVLKHSNNNSQTLRPDKNILRCPTCRKETCLPYHSVDSLPTDHRIIQMMDFLSVQQTDLRLKSQCMKHGNQPVYFFCSKCRLPVCQDCTIFDHNEQDGHIITDLKTELESSAERFTEIGKRCQECIKSAREMINGHTTASKRLDVIEKQIKCIIKETFIEYRLLLEKREKALAEKATEMIREQKSKKDSRFEEPDLTEDSLERHKRSFPKVRRGSNDMFRFFNIEKEIDSIIKKDEATDSDDTDDKHSQTTSLERYNEVQLTDELNSLDQVIMQLDPTLKNPLHMMEPPRTSKFEDKSVATYPVRDAESGEHLNMTMKEKLESYENWISQAATLERRRTLLTSVKQDNRQHQGEVI, from the exons ATGGTTTGTTTCAGCATTACAATGCTGGCAGCAATGAATGAAGACAATGCTGTGTTATCGGGTCGTAACCTTATTATTGATGAGAGTAGTTTTGAGGAGAACTTCTTGCGGTGCATGATTTGTCGGGAGAAATTCAGCAAACAAGAACACCTACCAAAATTTCTACAGTGCAATCACACTTTCTgcttgctgtgcttgaaaaatgtTCTCAAACATTCTAATAACAACAGCCAAACCTTAAGACCTGATAAAAATATCCTTAG GTGTCCAACTTGCAGAAAGGAGACATGTTTGCCATACCATTCAGTTGATTCCTTGCCAACTGACCACAGAATCATCCAAATGATGGACTTTCTGTCTGTGCAACAAACAGATCTTAGGTTGAAGAGTCAGTGTATGAAACATGGTAACCAACCAGTGTATTTTTTCTGCAGCAAGTGCAGACTTCCAGTTTGCCAAGACTGTACCATTTTTGACCATAATGAACAAGATGGTCATATCATTACAGACTTAAAAACCGAGTTGGAGAGTAGCGCAGAACGTTTCACAGAAATTGGTAAACG GTGCCAAGAATGCATCAAGTCTGCACGAGAGATGATAAATGGCCACACAACAGCTTCCAAGAGACTTGATGTCATTGAGAAACAGATTAAGTGTATCATAAAGGAAACCTTCATCGAGTACCGTCTACTGCTTGAGAAAAGGGAAAAAGCACTTGCAGAAAAGGCCACTGAGATGATACGAGAGCAGAAGTCCAAAAAAGACAGTAGGTTTGAAGAGCCAGATTTGACTGAAGATTCTTTAGAGCGCCACAAGAGGTCCTTTCCAAAAGTCAGAAGGGGGTCGAATGATATGTTTCGTTTTTTCAacattgaaaaggaaattgatagCATCATCAAAAAAGATGAAGCAACAGACAGCGATGACACAGATGATAAACACTCGCAGACCACAAGTCTGGAGAGATACAATGAGGTGCAACTCACCGATGAACTGAACAGTCTTGACCAGGTTATTATGCAGCTGGATCCAACTCTGAAGAATCCATTGCATATGATGGAACCACCAAGGACAAGCAAATTCGAAGACAAAAGCGTTGCCACATATCCTGTGAGGGATGCTGAAAGTGGAGAACATCTGAACATGACTATGAAAGAGAAACTGGAATCTTATGAAAATTGGATCAGCCAAGCTGCAACATTGG AACGTCGGCGAACTTTGTTAACGTCGGTGAAACAAGACAACAGGCAGCACCAAGGGGAGGTAATCTAA